In Spirochaetota bacterium, one DNA window encodes the following:
- a CDS encoding tetratricopeptide repeat protein: MQRLFHYTFLITLLCVLSQGAIAQNPLEAKRLNQLGLQLLECGNYQKASEYFNYAIQADPSNKLFYNNCAVAYMNMKEYRKAKDMLAIALVIDPHYVKALTNMAIVSFHLLQFAEAYSYYTKALVADSSYTKERFRIDKVIAGVKKVQSENPNNSDVKEILRQLEIIKNTNDATLK, from the coding sequence ATGCAGCGATTATTTCATTACACTTTTCTGATAACTTTACTGTGTGTCCTTTCTCAAGGAGCTATCGCACAAAATCCGCTGGAAGCTAAAAGGTTAAACCAGTTGGGGCTACAGTTACTTGAATGTGGCAACTATCAAAAAGCATCTGAGTATTTTAATTATGCAATACAAGCCGATCCATCAAATAAACTTTTCTACAATAACTGTGCCGTTGCATATATGAATATGAAAGAGTATCGCAAGGCAAAGGATATGCTGGCGATAGCTCTGGTAATTGATCCTCACTATGTCAAAGCACTCACCAACATGGCAATTGTGAGTTTTCATTTATTACAATTTGCTGAAGCGTATAGCTATTACACAAAAGCGCTTGTAGCCGATAGCTCATATACAAAAGAACGCTTCAGGATAGATAAAGTCATTGCAGGCGTAAAAAAGGTACAGAGTGAAAATCCCAATAACTCAGATGTTAAAGAGATTCTGCGGCAACTGGAAATAATTAAAAATACAAATGATGCCACGTTAAAATAA
- the dtd gene encoding D-aminoacyl-tRNA deacylase, with translation MRAVIQRVRQASVAVDSHIIASINKGLCVFVGFTDTDTDNDLNYICHKIIGLRIFDDADSFMNLSVADVGGELLIVPQFTLYGDARKGRRPSFSSAMKPQQASQFFDAFVSLCAKHYPKVQQGKFQAYMQVSIINDGPVTILLDSSKLF, from the coding sequence ATGCGGGCAGTAATCCAGCGAGTACGCCAGGCTAGCGTTGCAGTTGATAGCCATATTATAGCTTCCATAAATAAAGGGTTGTGTGTGTTTGTTGGCTTTACCGATACTGATACAGACAACGACCTCAACTACATCTGCCATAAGATAATCGGATTGCGCATCTTTGATGATGCAGATTCATTTATGAACCTATCAGTAGCTGATGTTGGTGGGGAGCTTCTTATCGTGCCACAGTTTACACTGTATGGTGATGCCCGCAAAGGACGACGGCCTTCCTTTTCCAGTGCAATGAAGCCCCAACAGGCATCACAATTCTTTGATGCATTTGTTTCATTATGTGCCAAGCATTATCCAAAAGTGCAGCAGGGAAAATTTCAAGCTTATATGCAGGTTTCCATTATTAATGATGGGCCTGTTACAATACTTTTAGATAGTTCAAAATTATTTTAA
- the trxA gene encoding thioredoxin: MGLVEINDSNFSSEVLEHNGKVLVDFWAPWCGPCRMQTPILEKLSQDPEIKTKIVKVNTDNNPETAQRYGISSIPTLILFENGKEIDRMIGVQPENVLKKKLL; encoded by the coding sequence ATGGGCTTGGTAGAAATAAACGATAGTAATTTTAGTTCTGAAGTACTTGAACATAATGGCAAAGTGCTGGTTGATTTTTGGGCACCCTGGTGCGGTCCTTGCCGAATGCAAACCCCAATACTTGAAAAGTTGTCTCAGGATCCTGAAATAAAAACAAAGATAGTAAAGGTAAACACGGATAACAATCCTGAAACAGCACAGCGTTATGGCATCTCATCAATTCCAACGCTCATTCTGTTTGAAAATGGCAAAGAGATTGACCGAATGATTGGTGTTCAACCTGAAAATGTATTAAAGAAAAAACTTTTGTAA
- a CDS encoding 1-acyl-sn-glycerol-3-phosphate acyltransferase: MLTIKNLFKSIWLIMWASLMSVLLFIPMTVAAVFSVTGNLAFNISKIWAWTMLIVTGVKVHIKGREKIQPGVQYVIISNHQSQYDILALVTSLKIQFRWVIKKELLYVPLFGWALYAAKNVFIDRGNREKAIASINRAVNRLPKGVSILVFAEGTRSKDGSLQKFKKGGFTIAIERKMPILPVAVKGSREILPKGSFVFTRGSIEVVVCDPIPVEEYTHERIDELINKTHTIIEDELKRS; this comes from the coding sequence ATGCTAACAATTAAAAATCTTTTTAAGTCTATCTGGCTCATCATGTGGGCTTCGCTGATGAGCGTATTGCTTTTTATACCTATGACTGTGGCTGCTGTATTTTCAGTTACCGGTAATCTGGCGTTTAACATTTCCAAGATATGGGCATGGACAATGCTTATAGTAACTGGTGTAAAGGTGCACATAAAAGGTAGGGAAAAAATACAGCCTGGTGTGCAATATGTAATTATCAGCAATCATCAATCTCAGTACGATATATTAGCTCTAGTGACATCGTTAAAAATACAATTCAGATGGGTGATTAAAAAAGAATTGCTGTATGTACCATTGTTTGGATGGGCGCTGTATGCCGCAAAAAATGTATTTATTGACAGGGGTAACAGGGAAAAAGCCATAGCAAGCATTAACAGGGCCGTCAACCGTTTACCAAAGGGCGTTAGTATACTGGTATTTGCAGAAGGAACACGTTCAAAAGATGGTTCATTGCAAAAATTTAAAAAGGGTGGTTTTACAATAGCCATAGAACGAAAGATGCCCATTTTGCCAGTAGCAGTCAAGGGAAGCAGGGAAATTCTTCCTAAGGGCAGTTTTGTTTTTACCCGTGGCAGCATTGAGGTAGTGGTGTGTGATCCTATACCAGTTGAAGAGTATACTCACGAAAGAATTGATGAATTGATTAATAAAACTCATACAATTATAGAAGACGAACTCAAGAGAAGTTAA